ttttaaaatgtttttaatgtatGCGTTAGAACATTATATACTTAATCTCtatctaatataaattaataatatgttccataaaagaaattaaataataatacgtAAAAGTTAaagtaatttatattataaagttaatgAGTCGTCATAATATGgctatatagaaaaaaaatcattttcaactttacttgaatatagtaataattttgAGGGCCACCTCGTTATTAGAGGTGTTTATGGGCCAGGCCGTGTCgggactcaaaattttttttaaaaaaatttaagcttaGACTCGATTTTAGACCAAACTGACttaccaaaaaaattcatttcactattcaaaaaaatagattattaagaattacatttttaattgatattttatatacgtttataaattaaataataaatttttaaaaaatttattatttaaattgaatttgggtCAGACCGAGTTGGTCTGAAGTGTAAAAATCTTTGTTCAAGCTCAACCCTAGTTGGGTTGGACTTATTAAGCTGGGAAGACTACCCAACCTTTGGACAGGTCTACTCGATGCTCATGAGTATCAAGTTTTGGTTAAATCACCATAAAATTCGTGCCTATATATTAGAAGAAAAGTATTGTAGTATAGTACGTAGAACCTCAATATCCATAGATGTTAGGTTCTAAGTAGTGAATTTTAGCCAGGTATTTATTTGTGTATTGATCCAAGTAAGTCGACACCAATAAATATCAAGTCACTAGAAAATCCTCTATTATTACTACCTTCAAAGCTACATGTAGGATACTATTCAACTTAAATGAGAATGCCTATTTATTGGATTTAGGGTTAGGCCTTCGTTAATAACATGATCTCGATATTTATGGATGACAAATTTTTATTTCCCTATTCAGATAATGATTTAACGATTGCAATTcacactttaaaatttttaaaatactctattcaaatattattttagatttaaattctaaaaaatttacataaatcCCAATGAGAGGAGAATAATTAAAGTTCAACACCCATAAATATAAAGATAacattaaaatgtattaaaaaagataataacacttattttgataaaagaatcacaatattgaaataaaacccattaaaattataatatatttttcggATAACTTTTTAGAGAAAATATTGTAGTTATCTACAAAAGTACGTACGTGGTTCAGAGGTTCAtgtggtttttgttttttgttttattttcctactttattttttaataaaatactgtttttcttttaaaaagttttttttcatAATCATCTTAATGATTAAAATAGTGTGATTTTCAGTGAAAAGAGATAAccttttagattaaattaattaattattttatttttaacaaaagggtTTTAGAATTTAGAGCAAACACTAATATTTTTGCAGGTAAAAAAGCTGAAGGCTATGTTTCTATTCTAATGCTTTTGAtgccaaaaaaaggaaaagttagaaaattgaAAGCTTTGATATCATTTAACTCACTTTGTGGGCAGTGATGTTTCATCTTTCTGGTCAAAGTTCATATCTTTAACTTCTTATTGCATTctgggttttttattttcttcatttgttgGATTAATGAATGGGTGTtctttttggtttgattttgtgATGTGAAAAATGAAATCTTTGAGCAGTGTAGGGCTTGGTTTAAGCATAGTATTTTGTTGCCTTTTTTTAGCTTTGATTATTGAGTTATATTACTTGTTATGGTGGAAGAAGAGATTAACAAGCACAAGGGATATTGAAAATGATTACAACAATCCAGCAAGTGAGctcttttatatgttttgttggAAGAAGACAGCTTTGAATCCTCAAGAAATCAGATTCCAAGATCAACAACAAGACCAAGATTTGTTCTTCAAGCCCTTTGATGATGGTGTTGACGATGATGATGCTGAACATGATGaggatggtgatgatgatgtgATAGGTCCAAGAAGGTTATTATTCACAATCattgaagaaacaaaagaagattTAGAATCAGAAGAAGGTAAATCCAAGAAAGGGAGGAGTTTAAGTGATGTATTGTTGAATGTTGAAACACCATATTTAACCCCACTTGCTTCACCACCATTTTTAACACCTCCACTCACACCATTAGAAGCTTCATGTTATAGTCACCATGGATTCAACAACCCTTTGTTTGAATCAACTTCGTTTGCAgatttaaatagtttaatgatgCCACCATCGTCATCACCTCCCCCAAAGTTCAAGTTCTTACAAGAAGCTGAAGAGAAACTTCGTAGGAAGATGACATTCGTGGGACAAGTTCATAACAATGGAGGTAGTGATAGTCATCTTTCTCCTACATTGAAGCATCttaaagatgaagaagatgggTCATTTATCACTATCATTGTTGATAAGAACAAAGAAAACAgggtttgaaaaatcacaatcAAAGGTAACTTTTCCTCTtcgttcttcttcttcttcctcttcttcacCAGCAAtggcaatttccatttaaattaacaatatttttagagttttttttttgtgaccaaccaaaatttaaaactaaaaattcccATTTTTTTTAGTTGGAGGGGGATTAGtggggttttttgtttttatttcaatctccattgtctcctTAGCTGTTTGGTACTTTGTATTCATTTCTATGAATGAATTCATTTTACCGATGTTCTTTATTCAGATTTGCGTTCTAAATTTCTTTGGatgtttattattgttagtattagttttttttaacaaaatttgtatttaaaattgtCAATGTGGAGTAATTTAGGAATTGATTTAATCTGAAAACGTGTATgagtaaattacattttactcttattacaaaaaaaaaatatgaacgttgtatcaaaaagtaaattgataattttattttcattgtgATTAACGAAACAATCAAATAATTACAAGTCAATTACAAGTTGCGTATCACGTGTACTTCATTCTTATgtacaatgattaattttaaatgtaaaatagataaatttttaataaaaaatttatttttaatttaacgtaTAAAAACTAAAGAGGAAAAAATACAATCTTACTCTCCATGGCATTTTAGAAACATTATTGTTAATCTTGACATGGATGATTATTTGATAATTGTTTACtccatttagaaaaatttagaaaaatgggtaCATAGTGTGATAATGACCATctgataaaaaatttgaaaaatgaaaatggaagtGGTATAtagattgaataaaaatagACCAGAAATTAAACTGATATTAGTTTTGATTTATTGGTTTAGTCCTTCAATCaggttaattaaaatataaattaattttatatattatgtaaatattaaatataataaataattaacacatATTTGGTTCaatgcatatttttaatatataaaaaagtcaagaataaaaatttcataattttcaaatttataaaaaaatcttttttgaAGTTAATGAATTCtgttttggattgaattggagATACCATCAATTCCCAATTGAACTGACTAGTTTCCATTGGGtcaaaattggattttgataaACGTGCGATATAAACATATaccttataaaatataattaattttatttttacattttgaaaAACCAGATCATAATCCACACCAATATCATGTATCGACTGGAGCTGACACTAGATCTGAATTACCCTaagtaaaaagaaatacaaatatCATAAGGTTGGGCAGTTTCCAAAACGACAAAGCAATGAAATTGCCCGTGAATGTACCATGTAAGTGGGCAACAGTGACAATAAAGCAAACCCACCTTCAAATATCATTACCCATTTGACATCCCACCTTCTTTTTTACCCCAATTCCTCCTCACAATCATCAATTCAtgctcttttttcttctttttccatcAAACGTCTTCAATATGTTATTAATGACCAATACAATCTGATACGATCCATACATTTCATCTTAAAACCAATACATACATAAAACTATCATGATATTAGGTgtcaaattacattttgcccctctatccaaaaaatatcaaagagcaaattcatatttttttcattaaaaatttcatccatttctactgttaaaaactaatGTGACTGACAAAATAACTAGACAGTTACGCGTCACAAGGACTAATTTTTAATGgtagaaattaatgaaatttttaatagaaccAGTTTACTCTTTCATTGAAGAGGATAACGTgtgatttacctattttttgaataaaggaAACAACATACAATCTAACAACTAGTAAAAAGGTCTCTTTTACCCCCAATACATACCAATAGAAACCGTGTGGtgagtttataaaaaaaaagaaaccgtGTGGTGAGTATGTCTTTTCACCACATCAAGGGTTCCATGTGGCGAGAATGACTTCTCACAGCACTAAAGCCTTTGTCATTGtctttttatggtaagaaggttgGAAAATTGGACAGATCAAAGATGATCAGTGCAGTGATGCAACACCTTTGATCTATCTAGAAAAGATAATGAAATTGCACTAATAACTAATGTGAAATATGAATGAAAGCAATAACACCAACAGGTTCAACCTAAGAGATTACGGCCGTGGATGAGAGATGCATATGTGACAATGCGGGATATTATGAAGGATGAGCAATGTGAGCAAATATCGAACTAATTAGGGATGACTTATTATAcaaagttacaattttaatatgTGGATTTCGCCATCCTCTGAGCTTTACTTATTGAATGTAGTAAAAATAACTACCGAGTTCAAGTTTGCTTAACCGCATATAGCTTCACTCCATGGATACAAACCAATAGGTTTTAGAATcgaaaaacaagaaaagatgAACACAAACTACCAAGTCCAATATGTAAACACGGTGTGCACTATCAAAGGTGCAATGGAATTCAAGGGACATGAACTGCAAACACAatgaagtgaaaaaaaaaaaaaggtgctAAATTATACCTATGGCAGTAAGATCAGTCATCCCAAGTTCAGCACAGAGTGGATTCAAGCCAGGCTCTTCCAAAAGGCTGAATGCAGTATATCCGTAGTAGGCATGATATATATCAGGTAGGTCCCTGGGATACTTGCTGAAACCTCCGAACTGATACGAATAAGATTAGCAAAACGAATATAATTGACAGTCTGATCGATAAAAATCTCGAGAGACAGAAGGGTTATAATATCAATAACAATTCAGATTGCCTTAAATCTCAAGCAAGCAGTTTCTTTCCTTCTATGGATCATGAGGCTATtccattacttaaaatttaaatgcaaatggCATGTTTTGACAAACGAGTAAACAACCCATGAAACGATATTTAGATGAGGGATCTTTTGAATGCATGCTAAATTTTGATCAAGTGTTAAGATGTAGTATCAGCACCTCAGACTGACAAGTCAGCAAAAATCTGTGTAGAGCAATCTTGTCAATGAATTTGTAGCCCCCTAAGATCCTCAAGACTGCCCCAATCCTTCACAAGAATAtcatttcatcaaaataaaggTAGTTTATACCATgacataaataaatgttttcctTATGCTTACCAAAATGCATAGCATGTATCACTAGGTTTATTGGCTCTGCCTTGAAATCCACCATCAATGGCCTGCCTCTGTTGagagaagaaaggaaaagagagaGGATGAGTTCATTCTTGGGGCAAAAAGAAGGCAGTACGTTACTTAACACGCAATTCAAAAATCAAGTTTGCTATGCTATTAGCACTTTTAAGCTCTTAAAACGGCCTTTTCGGGGTCCATTGTCAACTTCTATATATTAAGCTAAAAACTAAATCTTCCCGGCATGGTAAATGATATACTAAATGATAGAAGTAAACCTGCATACACCAATCCAGCAATAACGGCACATTTATGATGGAAGATGTTACAGTTTTTGACAGAAGATCATCTTCAATGTACCCCATTAACCGAAGAGATGCCACAGCACAATATGTACCACCTCCTGCATCAAAAAGATTTTGTTGTTGGTATTATCATTGAACCGAACAGAATCACGAACTAAAGAAATATGGACCGGGTCTGTTTCATAAAGAAACTTTTCCTAGTAAAATATAAATCCACCAGCAAATAATATTCAGCAATatgataatttgataaaagtagTTTGAGGAGAAAAATTAACTGGCATCAGTTAAGTATGAAAACTCATGCTCAGCAGACTTTGTTTAAAAATCAATGACAACTATGAGCAACAAGAAAGTAGCAACAAAACAGTGATCACACCTGCTCTAGATACACAAAGTTGACAGAACATAAACCAGTAATTAGATGAGATATTATTTAACTCACCATGTGATTCTAAACCAGGCATCAAGCCAAAACCACCATCATAAGACTGAAAGAACAAAATCATGTCTACTTCAGTATATAAGGCATAACATATGCAGGacataaagataaaattaaagctttgatAATTGAGCAGTTCAATGCAGGCACACCTGGCATTTTAAAATGTATTCCTTGGCTTTCTCCCTATCCATGCCACTCCAATCCTCCAGCATAAAACAGATAGCAGCTGATACATCAATTAGCTAAACCGAGATTTCATTATGGAGAATTTGAAATGATATATATCAAATTGTAACTGGGTAATGCTTTCAGTTCTTACCAGCACAATATACAAATCGAAGATCTGTCTCGGCACCAACATCCACTGGCATAAAACTGCaagatttacaaaaaaaaaatcagtttcaTGCATAGATGTACAAGATTTATCACATGAAAATtcaaaaggaagaagaaacaacaaattggtttaaatgACATGttttcctttccctttcttttctttggtcATGCACAATAAAATTGTCAAGATATACTGATTGTCCTTGTAAACAATATGCATAGATGGgctttaacaaaaataatcaattaatagAAATCACTACAAAGCATCAAAAGCAGATTTTTTTCTGTCATAGGATTTGAGAACAATACGTTGAAGCATACCTTCCATCAGGCTGTTGAAGATTCCTCAATGATATCAATATTGATTCTTTGTCTATGGTCAAGAGATTAAAGCCAACTGTCTTTAGTATGGCTAGAGCGCAATACGTGCTTGCCAAGTGACCAGCATTACGAGCTGAAACCTGCGTGCAGAAATCAGAATAAAAGATTAAACTAAacaatcaagaaaataataacaaaacagtAATACAGTGATTTTTCTCAAACCCCGTTTTCATCTGGAGGGAACTGTGAAGTTCTAGAACCATGAAATCCATAAAATTGACCTACACGAAAATCAGATTTCCTTTTAGGAAATATCTTCCTTCTATATATCAAAAGCACAATGGAGCATCAAAacagaacaaaaataaaacaacatttttaaGCAAATGGCCAAACCAATTTTCAATTCGGCTCGACTTCTCGGATGAGCTTGAAATGATAAAACCCAATCGGCAACTCTGTCCTTATCAACCTAAAACATACGCAAACCAGAATCAACAAATACTTCAAAAAGTTCCGTTTTTTTCAAGTACGTCTAATTAAGCGGTTCCATTTATAATCAAATTGTCTTAAGAATGAGGATTCTTTTACTTACTAATTCACTAGAAAAGATGATTAAcataagaaaattaatataaaaaattctaaaactattAGTACTTTTGTTGAATGTATAAATGAAGCTAATTCGCTATTGcaatcaatcaaaattttcataaactaaaaattaaaattttactaagtaAAATGAATGATTACTTTGTAATGAACTCAAATTTAGCTATTTTAACTTCAAATCAGAATTCCTACTAAATCCTTAacctaaaatttctaaaacaacaaattctaaATACAGAACAATTAAAAGCTTACGCGATCTAAGGCTCGGAGGAGATGAAGGCCAGAGATAGTGAAAAATGCAAGAGTGAGGCGATTGATCTCCTGCGATTGATAGTGATGGGGCATCAAATTGTACATCATCTCCAAGAACGCCACGTGGCGATCTCTGTCGAAGTACTGAAGCGGCGGCGATATCGATGACGGCGATGGCGTTCCTTCTTCGTCTTCTTCTTCTCCGATGTCGAAATCCAATGGGTTCCACTCTCTCGTCGCCATTCTCTTTCCACTTTTGcgattttctttttggaaaaaagtctgattttttttttaagtcttaCTTAATAAGAGTACTTTGACtctttaattgaagataaattttTGTGtctttaaccttttttttttccgagTAAAAGTAACTCAATTTTGGGTAGCTGACAAAATAGTTACATTAGTTTTCTTTCagtcattcaattttaaaaaattggtaaaatattttttttttcgtttttcgTCACAGACGTAACGGCAAAATGACATGGCAGATAATGGCATGAAAACCTTTTAGCTGGCCGGTTCCCACTAATTTAACAGCCCTATCGGCACCAATTCAGggtttaaaaagagaaaaagaagaaaagaggagGAGTAGAAAAATAGAGATGCCCCTAGTGAGGGTTATGGTCTCTCATTGCTACCACTGAAACTGCAGACAAATTATGTCATCTGCACAAATACACATAACCCCTGAAACCCATTCcaccatttttttcaaatataaaaacatatgtttgattaaattttctTACATGCTTTGCAACTCTTGATACATTATCTTCCCCAACAAAAACTTTACATTtgtgtaatatatattattacttataAATAACCATATAccatgttatatattattattgtatatagaaaaatattcaaaaaaataaaaatgaaaaagaaagaatctacatacatatgtatgtatatcatCATTTCCATTTGACTACTCCTGCTCTTTAATTCTCTTCAAAACTCCATCAATGGCGATATCAAATGCATCCTTTACATTGTTTAAACCCTTTTCGGGTTTTGCATAAACTAATTTGGGAATGTATTGAACCACTTTCTCCCTCATTTGGTTTATTTCTTGTTTGCAGTAACTTTGAAGAACAATTTTAATGGAGGAGGTAATGTTTTTGACTAAGTCACGGTGGATGAAAATAGAGAAAGATTTGGGGTCATTGGGTAGGAACCATTGGTATCGAAGGTAAGTTGTTTGATTCCAGAAAAATATTGGGATCGAGCTGACAATCATACAGTCGAAGACAGACTGGCCGGTGAAGATGTCGCCTCTGGGTTGGAGACAAAAATCGGAATCTAAAAATATCTGGAGGATGATGGAGGTCCTTTGGAACAACGACTGCCGGTGCAATCCATAGCTTTACATGAACCCGAAGCGTTGTTGCAATGGTTAAGGAGTAAGCCTATATAATCGTTCTTGATGGCGGCGTCGGGAGCTCTAGCGAAGCAAAAGAGGGTTTTACGGTAGCGGTTACGGACAAAGTTTTGCCATTGGACGATATCAGAATTGGATCTTAGGTGGAATCCGATTGGGTTTCCACAATAGCAAATTGGAATCACTCCAAGCATCTCcaatttttctcttctcctttttcttcttctcttctctgtTATTAAGGGTTTgcaatttcttcttaaattgaGTGGATTTCCACTGTAGACATCCAACGTGTCAAGTTAACTGGCCACATCAGTTGTGCAGTTAAAACACTAACGGAAACTATTAATCGGTGactattttgtcattttttataACGTTAGTGACTGAAATGAAACTTAAGTGACTGTTTTGTTAGTTAtctcaaagttgagtgactgttagtgtaatttaccctttttttccattaaaaaaatatttttatttggctaagagaataattttaatttttttatttaggtggaaatatatttttaatacttctcatagatttgaaaaaaattgataatatgatgatttaaaacaaaaatagttccttattgaaaaaaaaaaacctctaaatgttatattatatatggcaatttgatatttgaaaaaaaattcttctcgaatttttattaattggtttagtaatttaaatgaaaattatatacgaaaatgacttaaaattCATAGTGTTTATCGGTGCCACTTGACACACCAACGACACTGCCCCCCAACGATAAGACAATCAGTGGCGTATCTAGGGACTGGTAAGGGTCcgacccccctaaaatgaaaaattgtctATTTAggccatttaaaaattttaaaattttaaattagtaaaggtaaactTACACTTTGGCTCCTCCTAAAactgataaaaatttaatttaatcatttaaaaattataaaaatatagactattaaaaattaaaatttaatttcgttccccctaaaaatactttttggCTTCGCCTCTTGAAACAATGATTgactttttctaaaaaagattttttttgggTGCTGTCATTGTGTCAAGCGGCACTAGAATATATTTTGCGTAATACCCATGAAAAATACAGGTATTTACAtggagaaaaatagaaaaaatatatattttaatggatGTCGTTTGTTCTATTAGGCGGCactggaaaattttcaaaaacaaaaaatttttgTTGTCAGGTGACAccagttaaaatataatttttttaaaattatttttttaatgccGCCAGTATGTTAGGCGACaccgttaaaattttaaaaaaagatatatttaGGTGGTGTTGTTGTGCTAGTTGGCAtagtgatatttaaaaaaaaagttgtagaAAATGTAGTTCCAAGCTTTGGTCATTACTTTAGAAGATTTGGAACGGACTACTAAGAAATATGAACCGTAGAAGACAATGAGAAGGATGACATCTCTTTTTTGGTCTTGAAATCGACACGAAAGGTTATCACAAACAACAACATCGATGGCTATTGAGTATGACTATTAGAGTTTTTAACagagaagaaggaaaagatCAAAACTTCATAAGAGTTCAAAACTTTAATACGggttaaatcaaaaattttttagcccaaattaaaaatagcctaaatattaatgtgattttacttttacttttattaatttaaaattttaaaaattttaaaaaatctatatgaaaatagatatatatatatatgtggttaaCTAGATTGAAAACACATAGGACAAGAtctaagtagaatagatcctaaatttatttatgaatttattcactaaTGATGCTTATAGTGTGACATGTCTTAATCCTGagtaaattatgaattatgtATGTGTGATTCAGtatactttgatataagtaaaaattttattttaaataaataaaaaattgaaagtgatagattaaatatataacttttgtagTATGCAGTATCATTCGGTAACAGGTGAATGGCTAAAGAAAACTCTACAACATGTTAAACATTTTTTACAGTTAACAAAACATTCACTCAAGTGCAAAGCCTTTAATTGTTGaagggtaaattatatcaaCAATCATTCAACTTTAGGATAG
This genomic window from Gossypium raimondii isolate GPD5lz chromosome 10, ASM2569854v1, whole genome shotgun sequence contains:
- the LOC105777268 gene encoding geranylgeranyl transferase type-1 subunit beta isoform X2, whose protein sequence is MATREWNPLDFDIGEEEDEEGTPSPSSISPPLQYFDRDRHVAFLEMMYNLMPHHYQSQEINRLTLAFFTISGLHLLRALDRVDKDRVADWVLSFQAHPRSRAELKIGQFYGFHGSRTSQFPPDENGVSARNAGHLASTYCALAILKTVGFNLLTIDKESILISLRNLQQPDGSFMPVDVGAETDLRFVYCAAAICFMLEDWSGMDREKAKEYILKCQSYDGGFGLMPGLESHGGGTYCAVASLRLMGYIEDDLLSKTVTSSIINVPLLLDWCMQRQAIDGGFQGRANKPSDTCYAFCLEDLRGLQIH
- the LOC105777270 gene encoding uncharacterized protein LOC105777270, with protein sequence MKSLSSVGLGLSIVFCCLFLALIIELYYLLWWKKRLTSTRDIENDYNNPASELFYMFCWKKTALNPQEIRFQDQQQDQDLFFKPFDDGVDDDDAEHDEDGDDDVIGPRRLLFTIIEETKEDLESEEDLNSLMMPPSSSPPPKFKFLQEAEEKLRRKMTFVGQVHNNGGSDSHLSPTLKHLKDEEDGSFITIIVDKNKENRV
- the LOC105777268 gene encoding geranylgeranyl transferase type-1 subunit beta isoform X1 → MATREWNPLDFDIGEEEDEEGTPSPSSISPPLQYFDRDRHVAFLEMMYNLMPHHYQSQEINRLTLAFFTISGLHLLRALDRVDKDRVADWVLSFQAHPRSRAELKIGQFYGFHGSRTSQFPPDENGVSARNAGHLASTYCALAILKTVGFNLLTIDKESILISLRNLQQPDGSFMPVDVGAETDLRFVYCAAAICFMLEDWSGMDREKAKEYILKCQSYDGGFGLMPGLESHGGGTYCAVASLRLMGYIEDDLLSKTVTSSIINVPLLLDWCMQRQAIDGGFQGRANKPSDTCYAFWIGAVLRILGGYKFIDKIALHRFLLTCQSEFGGFSKYPRDLPDIYHAYYGYTAFSLLEEPGLNPLCAELGMTDLTAIGII